The genome window TAATTCTCGAAagaattttggaaagtctTAACGAAAATTCGATGAATTTACTGGAGTTGAGAGTGAGTTGTGTTATATGATTCTATCCAGAGgctactttttggaaattgccaaaaattgttttgtagaAAACACTTTTGAATATGATAATTCTGAGATCAAATCTTCAAACTTTACAATTTCTTCAACACTGCAGTGCTTTATTGAATCCGCAACGAACATTCCAAAATGATATTTCACGATGTAGTGGAAAGCGATTTGCATGACTGGGAATGTGACGATGATTATGTGTGTAAGTTCTGCACAGTTCGAGTGAACAATTGGAAGATAGAGATTTACCAACTTTggcattattttttgtaagtttataGTAACTACTGGTTTCCAATGCTAattcattttccagttttctcaAAGATGTGGTTGGTGTTATTGTCCGAAAGTTGAATATAGCTATCGATAGAGATTATACTTGCGAGGGACTTCATGTTGCTGGTCTAATTGGATATGATTGTGAGTTTGactattataaaatttcaattttgaatacaTATCTTTGTGCTCAAAACAACAATTATCAGAAACATGCAAGCTTAtcggaactttttgaaactgtttgaCTCTATAGGAACAAGTTAAAGATGTTGATGCTGCTTTTCAGACGATAAAGTTGAAGAATACACTGGAATGTGTACTATTTGTAAACTTGGAGATTGTGGAGGGATGTGTAGACGTGTTGTAGAACATTGCAAGAAGTGTGGTCCAATACAAGAAGGTGTATTCGAGACCCCATTTGAAAAACCTCATCATTTTGAATCACTGGAAATAACCAGCttgtaagtttttggaaaatgctaCACAAGTTGGAACTTCCTAATCTTGGCAGTTTGCGGAAAACTGTCGATAACTGAATAAGTTGAACATTTACAGCACGATCGATTGTTTATTGTATGGAAACCGATTCCGTCCAACTTTGGTAAACTTCAAAAACGCGCCCATCACAGTTGATTCGCTCTCAATTAATGCCCCTTCTTCCGGAATCCCAAAAGTATTTCTCAGTGCTATGATGATTTCCAAGTGGAAGGTGAAGACTCTGCATTTGGTTGTTGTTGGAAAAAACATATTAAACGAGGTTACAGTTATTGATTCTAAAAACCTGCGAGGATTCCCCGTATGCAATGGAGGAGCTTCAGTTAAGTTTGACTGGAAAAATGCTTGAAGAAATGAGCAACAATGATTATaaagttaaacattttcgaaagtGTTTCCCAACGAAGAAAATGAGTATAAAAATACTCTCCCAAATTGAGAATATTCAAGATATTCGAAAGCTTTGTATTCAGGAAAAGAATCTTGATCTAGCAATCGATATAATTTGTGATAAATCATTGttactgaaattttgggtctcgcaaAAGAATACCCGTGGGAGCTTCTGGAAAATGAAGATGCTGTGAAGAATGACTTGGATGAGTTAAACAAACTAAGGATTACCATGAATAATGACAAGTATCAGAGCAAGATTCGGTTCCAGATTTTGTTGAATCAGTGaagtttcataattttgatttccaaTCATGCATTCTTTAATCccaaaaaaggttaaaaaatttatttgcattttaaaattaattattgacAATTAATGAATAAATTACATTAATGCTTATCcccattctttttttttggatttttcaaaatttcagaaaaatattcaatgcaGTTAATGAAGCTTGTCATAAAAGCTGACAACAGGACGTTGTCTCAATGAAAGCGTTGGCATGTACGAATCGTAGTGGAGtctctggaaattaaaaagagTTTTAGTTATTAGCAAGGAATCTCTGGTTACCTCTTCAAAGCACTTTTTCGAgacattttgataatttgtaCCCTCTCCGACGTTTTCCGTGTCGTCCTCGTTGATGGGAATTGTTAGGCGGTTTTCCTAAAGAATATCTTTATTTAACTGAAGATAATAATACTATTCACCTTATCTCTGATGGAATCTTGACTGGCTCTTTTTCTTATCACTACAGGACTTCCATCATTAACCGCCACGTGTGTACAGTGCTCCACTGTGCAGTTCTGTGGCGGCAACACATTCTTTGCCTCGTCATCAGACGATCTTCTTTTGGCAGAAGCTCCGTAGCTTGTTTGAGCTGGAAGCACGTAGACTGGATGTCTTCCAACTTCTGGATGACGATGAAGTAGTTCATTATCGATTGCAGCAGTAGCTACAGTTACGTATGTCACGTTGTTCTTCTCTGGCTGCAACTCGTCATCGATTCCAACGATCATTCGCTTCTCGGCGTGTAGTTCGGAGACATGTGTTGGTGGAACATCATCgatggggttactgtagatagAAATTATGGTGGAGGATTTGGACTCTGCGGGGACATGTATACTCAATGGTCTACGACGACGGTAACTGATTTCTGGGTAGAGATGAGTTTTTGGTTGTGGGAGAACTACCATTTGGTCAAGAGTTTGAGTGGATTTAGATTTGCTGACTGTTACCGGATGTTCTGGtggggaaattatttttggtggTCTTTCTGGCATGATTCTGGTGTAAGTTTTTGGGTAGGTACCCAAATAACTTTTCGGCTTCTCTTCATATGGAGAATCGTCATTCATAATCACACTAGACGGAGTTGGCGATGGTTGAGGATAGTCAGACAATGGTATACTGTAGGTTGATGTTGATCTAGATCTATAGATATAATGCTGAAGGGGAGTTCCCGGGATGTCTTGATCAAGACTAATCTGGTGGAGCTTTTGAGGGGGAGTGCGTCTAGACGGGGTAACAAGAGTACGGGAAATAGGTTTTTCGAGAGGAGGGGTACTGTATATTGGAGTTGACCTAGGCCTAGACACCTTAAACGGGGTCCACGGAACGTCCTGTTGAAGACGAGTCAAATGGAGCTTGGGAGGCATACGAACAGAAGATGGAGACACCAGGCTACGCGTTGAAGTACTATCTACTGATGGGGTATTATAGACGGATGAAGCGCGGGATCTAGAAATATAATGCTGCAATGGAGTACTAGGAACTTCAGGTTGGAGTGGGGTTAGATGAAGTTTTGCAGCCATTGTTACCGATGGTGGAGGGGTATATCTAGATGGGGAGACTACATTCCTATCCTCTGGTGGAGTACTATAGATCGGGGTAGATCTAGGTCTGGAGATGTAGTGGTTGAGTGGTGTTCCAGGAACTTCACGCTCCAGATGAGTTAGGTGCATTTTTGGAGATGAAGAAGGAGGGGGAGTGTATCTAGATGGGGAAGCTACTGTTCGGGTCGAAGCCTCCTCGACTGGCGGAACGCTATAGGTGGATGAAGAGCGAGATCTATAAATGTAGTGCTGTAGTGGAGTTCCAGGAACTTCTGGTTCAAGTCGAGTCAAATATATTGTTGAAGACACAGGTGGATTAACTGCACGAGGAATCACAATAGGCTCTTCTGGAGGTGTACTGTAAACTGGTCTTGGTCTTGCCACGCATGAGTACAGCGGAACATGTGGTACCTCCTTCTGAAGTCTAGttaaatagatttttggtTGTGGAGAACGAGGAGCACTGGCGGTTGATGGTGGTCTACTGTAAAGTGGTCGCCTGGACAATGGAGCCCGCTGAACTTCCTGCTCAAGAGGAGTTAAATAAAGCTCTGATGGGGGAGAACGAGGTGGACTAATCGTAGATGGAGGTCTATCGTATAGTGGTCTTCTAGGTACCGGAGCACGAGGGATATATTCAACCGATGAAGCAGTACTAATAGTTGACGGTGGTCGACTGTAGAGGGGTCTTCTAGGTAGGGGAGACGTTGGAACATCTCTTTGAAGATTGGTATGATAAATTGGAGTACTGCTTCTTGATGGAGGGggtgaatattttttgttctgattTGAGAATGGTATGACTATGATTCTAGAGTCTCCGGGATCACTGTACTCAGGCTGTCGGATCACAGATCGTTCAAGAGGGACTGGcggaatttctttttgaagCGGAGTTTTTGAATAACGATAGGTAGGTCTAGGAATGACTATGGGCTCTTGTTTCAGATTATTTGTAGCAGTAGTACGATAGACTGAGGTCATCGTAATTTTGTCCATCGAATGATACGACTGACTTAAAGGGATGCTAGAAACGCGAGAGTTGGTTGGCTTAGTCTGGCTGGGTTTAGATATTCTACGATAGATTGGTGTTTCTTGGGGAACCTTGTCGAGAGCTGTAGTTGAGTTTGATGAGAATGGGATTATGACTGTTCGAGGACTGTCGGATCTACGATCCACTTTAACAGGAATCACATAGGTACTATTAGATGATGGTGGGATTGGAGGAGATGTTTGAATACGGACACGGTGGCTCATTGGCGTTGGAGTTATGGAACGTGGACTTTTTTGGACTGGGACTTCATCATAGGTTGGGATACGACAATACAGACTATGGACACTAGGGCTACGAGGAATCTGATcatattttggaagtttcGAGGCTCGAGAACATGTTGAAGCTAAGGAAGTTCGAGAAGAGGTTTTTGAAGCTTCAGAAGCTCGGGAGTACATTGTATTCCTGGGAACTTCGTCATACTTTGGGAGTTTAGTACCTCTTGAGTAGGTGGCGTATGGTTTTACCGATGTTTCTTTCAGCTTTGAAGCTTTCGAGTAAGTTGTACTTCTAGGTGGTTCAGGGGTATCTCCATAAGTGGTATAGGTAGTGACAGTGGTAGTTTTACAGTATTGGGCTTTGGGGGTTCGTTCATACCTTGGACTCATCGGTGGAATGTAGCGTGGCATTGGATGTGGATCGACTTCCGATTGACGTGGCAACGGGGATACTCTGCCACCAAACACTGAAGATCGCTTCGGATAGTTTGGTGGAGACTGCTTGCTGGGAACTTCACGGCGTTGAAGTTCAGGGGATGGATCGATTGGAACTTGGTCGTAGCGGCGAGTGGAAGAAGTTGGAATTGAGAATTGTCGGCCTTCATTAACTTCGGTCATTGGTTTCAGTGCGAAATAAGTGGCTGGATCAGATGGAGAAGCATGTTTCATCGAATCGTAATGATTGAACTCATTGTACAAGTTTCCTTGTGGTGCAGGTTGGTTTTGGCGGTACGCATCGATGATTGGCTGGAAATTGGGTTTTAAAATCATTCAGTCATCAAATAAAATACCTCTCGACTCTCGTGTTGTCTGATTCTCAACGTTTCCAACTCGACCTCTCTCTTCCTCAACTGCTCTCTTCGGATCCGGTCACGAAGCTCATCCTCTCGAAAATCAAACGGCTCAGCGGTTTCTGTGGACTGAAAAGTGAAAGTTAGTCTTGATTTATCCTTAGGTAAGTTTCTCACAAATTGTGCATCAGTCTGATGTTCTCTGCTCACTCTTCGTACTCCTCTAACTGGCGTCTTCTCGCCTCCTTCCGGGTTCCGAAGATCGTAGGATTGACTATGTCCCATTGTTTCTGCTAGcggtctgaaaaataaaaatgaatttgcaAACATTAGGAAAACTCTGAAAGTGTAGCAAAGAAGTATATTTAAAACACCGAATTGGAAGCTGTTGCTTCTGTTCTgtatatataaaaaatgacgaatatgagctataaaaagaaaatcagaAGGAATTGTGGAAAATATTATTCCTCAAGAAACTGAATGATCATCGAGTAAGCGGAGTTTAGGTGTATTGATGTCTCTTAAAAAGTACGAACGAAGACGAGTCAGATGACAAACTCCCTCCCACCGCAACCATTAAACAACCATCATAAGCAACCTAAAACAAACAGGgagaaatggagaaaaaacattttgagtcACTCTCTTCTAccattttatggaaaaatatatGGAGAAAGAAAGAAATAGAGAGTTTTGTGAGTGAGAAAATAAACAAGAATCATTTTATGAGCagagtttggaaaaaaaattattcgcaTTTTTTCCTCTAAAATCTTACACAAGAAATAATatacaaaaagttttaagatAGAGCGTGAGAAAAAGGCTCAAAAGTAGGCTTCAATTGTAGGCcgatatttagaaaaattacacAATTTTCATACCTCGGaaagacattttttaatgtgttGTAAATTTACTCATAATGAtcaaatgttttgataaaacacttcaaataaacatttcgatcttctttttcattaaaagttttgaaaaattaccaaaatttccaaaactttcgtTTGGAAATTTGGACAGACCTCAAAATGGTGTTAATTAACACGattaagaaatgaaaatacgGAAATTAGCGAGAAAGTGAGTGACAGGCGGAATAACAACGACACACATAAAAAGTAAATTATCTGATTGACATATACACATATATTTTCACGCACTTTGCTTGATCCACCGACATGATTTCAATCCCTGGAGACAAATTCTAATTAGAGACCGTAGGAGACTAAGTGATTTAGAGAGATTGTCAAGCGGAAACCGTACAAAAAGCGGTGCGCAACATCGAATTGTTGCTGGGGgttgcaaaaaagtttttctattCCTAGATATCTGATTTATTAAGTTTTTACAAGATAAGGAGATATTTTGGATAGTAGGGTTTGAATAATTTAACTTGGGGTAATGTCTAATAGTAAGTTTCGAATTCAAGTTCAATTTAAAGTAGACAGAGCATTCAtagttttgagcatttttaaaaatatattcaacgCGTTTTAAATTTAGTCTTCGCAGAAACTTATGAATAGCAAGAACTGAGTAATTACCTATCTAGTTTTAAATGTTCtaatatcaaaaagttcaaagaatgctAAAAATCATACGTCACACTTCCTATGTTCAAATGACATATGAAATGAGTCAAAAAGTGAGCACAGGGGGAAGTGCACACAAGAACTCGGTGTTTTGTCAGTTCTTcggattattattattgttagtGAGTTTGACGAAAGAAGAGTCGAGTGACCGATTGGAACGATCATCAGGGAAGTTTCAAGCAGATTTgggaattttaaaacttgctTTTAAAGTATTGAACATTTCGAGTTAATTTAATGTTTGCCGTGGCGCTGTTTTGGCAAGAGTACAAGACTGCTTATTTCAGTATGATGatacaactttttgattcaaaacttGATATGgaagtgtagaaaaatatatgtttaatctgataataatatttatttttgtttaaaaaattgaaaaataattgaaattgtgccaaaaacttttaacggtaggttttttaaatattttttaaacaaaaaccaatattatttcaaatgaaaacttaTATTCTCTTACATTTCTAtgtatattaatttttgaatcgaAACGTTGGACTATCATACTGAAATAAAAAGGTTGTGTTCGTTTGCCAAGAATGACCCTGGTTTAAGACGttattcaggatttttttattctgaaattcaaaactataataaaaataataactgGGGAATGACACAGTGTTGGAAGAAAATCAAACTGAAAGGTGTTCTGAGTCACAACACAAAAATGGtggaaaaatagtgaaaacgGGGCAAAAAGACACCGATGGAGGGAGTGGCGTTGTGTTGACTcagaagaataagaagagtGGCGGTGAATTGTTGAGTGatgaaagagagaaaaagtaGAAGCATTAAAGAGTTATAGTTCGTTTGTTATTCTTATCAGTTGCATTTTGACCATGTTTATTCAAAACATGTTTGGACAATTGGGTGGGGAACGCGGTGATAACATACTTTGGCAAGAATGTAGGTAGGCAGTTGGCTGACAAAGCTGACAAAAGTTTTACAGTAAAACCGGgatcaaattataatttcattAAACTTCAGATTTTGGTTTTCATAGAGCCCAATTGTGCACAATCATGACTGGCACTTTCTCAAAGCTACGAATTactttagatttaaaaaaattaaatttttattttaaaacaaccCTAGACATATCTGTAGAAAACtgcgataattttttaatcctgTTCGTTTATTTTTGGTTTCGGAAAAACGAGCGCTCTTTTTCTGCCtgtaataaatgaaaaatctaattttaagGTAATCTGAACGATTTTTTAGCACTTAAATCCGAAACTCACAATAATTCCAAATGTATGTATATATTCACGATTGCCTTAGAAACCACAAAAAACGTATGTAAATAGTGGGAAAAACGTATTATTCATAAAACTGTGTGTGTATATTTTATTCATATATTTATTTGGCAAAAGAGAGGAGTGAGaccataaaaattgaagtttataCGCACTTTATGTcattcaaaagaaaatcatTCAACGGAATggcaaaatattgaaatttgaaaaatgaacaataaatgagggaaatgtttcaaaaggAAGGCACGACGGACTGGAGATGATGGAGCAGACGCAGTCAAGGAGAGTACCGTACGGTAGGGACGAATGACATCCTGGATTTGAGATGGAGTCAGAGGATCCTTGGGGTGGTCGCTGGGAAGGCAGCTGTGAGATGAGAAGACGCTGAAATAGAaggaatttatttaaaaatcagttaTTCAATTACCTTGTTTTACTAGTTTTTAACTTTCCTTTGATCGGCGTAGAAACTGTGTGCATATGGAATAtcttttgatcaatttttcaccaaaaaaaattcaaaaagtaaattcGATTAAAATCGACGTGAACTTTtccaacatttattttttgttttctcccCCTTTATTCCACGTCGATTCCATCACACACAACTTTTCCAAAGTTTGTTATTTCTCAATCTCCCACTATTATTGGGAAACGTAAAGAATCTCAAAAAGGTTTGGATTACAAAGtcaattttgatttgagaAGAAAGTAACAAAGGATggaaaagaaggagaagaagtcAGTGATTCAAAGAGTGAAAAAGACGCTTCGGCAGAGGAGCAAAAGTACGGACGCTAGCAGTGAACAGAAGAAAGGGACGAAGACTGTTGAGTGAGTTGAGAACTTTCAGGAGTTTTATCATCTTTCTAGCGTGGTCTCTAACTTGTAAAAGGGATATAGTGAGAAGAACTGCACTACAAAATTAGAGATCTGCGCTAAAAAGGATAGGGTGTTTGCCGAtaatgtttgcaaaaaaaaatttttcagcgacGCTGAAGCTCCCTCGAAAATTACCAGAGTGAAGGCGGCAATCACGAATCGTACAAGATCCATAGGAATCAAGATCTCAATTTCGGTAGACTTTCGGTTTCCTGTTGCTCCATGATAATTgttccatattttcagaaagagtGCAATACGACAACCAGTAGAAGTCATTCTCGGGAGTCGaatcaaaagacgaaaaactcCGTTCTGAGTTCAGTAGACATGGAAGAGGACCCAGAAGCACCTGTGCAGACCCTGGATTTGATGATGATTGAGATCAAGAAGGAAGAGCTGAAAGAGAAGAAAGAGAAGGAGAAGACAGATGAAGAGAAACGGGAGAGAAAGGAGGATAAGAGAGAAGataagaaagaagaaaagaaagaagataagaaagaagaaaagaaagaagtgAGGAAGGACTGCCGGGAAAATTCGATGTATTCCATGGAAAGGTCGGATGAGAAGGCGGTGAAGAAGAAGCACTCGAAGAAGCACTCGAAGCAGAAAACAAAGATGTGGCTGGGAATGCCTTCTGCGCTCAACTTCTGCAACAAGAACAATGGTGAGAGCTTTTGGAGGAGTCTACCGATCATCTATAAACTTTGCTTTCAGACATCCAAAAGATTCGAGAAGAATTTGGGTTCCTCGACTCGCTTGTCTGCAACAAGACCACTGAAGATTTTGAAGCAAACAAAGTTCGAAATCGTGAAGGGGTAAGCTGATTGGAGACAAGGTTTTcctgaatataaaaatttcagtgtccGAAGATCTACGATGAAAATCGGGTTCAACTGAATCGTCCAGGACACGAGGATGTCAACTACATCAACGCCAGTGTCATCACCTTGAAAGATGTAAGTAGAAGGATGGCTtgcgtgcctgcctacgtgcatCTTGTTGTCctatattttgtcattttccagTTCGAGCACAAGCTAATCGTCGCCCAACTTCCCCAGATGGAAAACGAAAGTTTCGTGGAAGACTTTTGGTACATGATCTACCAGGAACAGATAAATCTTGTCTACTTGATGGTCCCGGATGACAAGCTGAAGAACACCACGACTTCTTTGTTCAACGACGAGAATGGTGGCTATCAATACACTGGAAAGATGTTTATCAACAATCGGCGTGCCGACGTTTCTGGAGATCCAAAGGAATATACGATTGAAGTATTGCCCGAAGGAAATTCAGATTCTGTCATATGCCAGGTATGGTCTCAAGAACATAACATAAacaggaaaaatcaaatttaggtTCATCATCATGCTCCATGGAAGCATCTACAGCAACCACCAAAAACTCTTCCGATCATCAAAATGATTCACCAATTTCTTTCGGAGAAGCAGGTGCAAAACGCTGGAGTCTGCGTGGTCAGCTTGTTCGGATGCGGTCGTGCGTGCAGCTTCATTGGTGCTCTCTATGCAATCAACCAGCTCAATAATGGAATTGAGCCCAATGTAACTAAGAACCTAGTTGAATGCtttacaataattttatttcagatttgcGAGATCATGAAGAATATCAAACAGCAGCGTCCAGGAGGAGTCGAATCTTTTGCTCAATGCGCTAGTATCTATGCAATTGTGTTTGACTACATTGCGGTAACTTACTATTTTGGAGATAAACTAtaactatttcaattttcagcgcaaACGTGGCGGAAAGAAGGCTCCCGTAAACAAGGACATCAATCGATTCATTGATGAGCTCGCCGAGATCTCCCCAGCATGCTCCCCGACAAAAGGGATGCCTTTGAGCACTGAGCTATAACTTGATAGACCTGATTACTCGACAAGTTTGTTCGCTTGAATACTATTCTTTAAATACTAT of Caenorhabditis elegans chromosome II contains these proteins:
- the C07E3.3 gene encoding SH2 domain-containing protein (Confirmed by transcript evidence), which codes for MGHSQSYDLRNPEGGEKTPVRGVRRVSREHQTDAQFSTETAEPFDFREDELRDRIRREQLRKREVELETLRIRQHESREPIIDAYRQNQPAPQGNLYNEFNHYDSMKHASPSDPATYFALKPMTEVNEGRQFSIPTSSTRRYDQVPIDPSPELQRREVPSKQSPPNYPKRSSVFGGRVSPLPRQSEVDPHPMPRYIPPMSPRYERTPKAQYCKTTTVTTYTTYGDTPEPPRSTTYSKASKLKETSVKPYATYSRGTKLPKYDEVPRNTMYSRASEASKTSSRTSLASTCSRASKLPKYDQIPRSPSVHSLYCRIPTYDEVPVQKSPRSITPTPMSHRVRIQTSPPIPPSSNSTYVIPVKVDRRSDSPRTVIIPFSSNSTTALDKVPQETPIYRRISKPSQTKPTNSRVSSIPLSQSYHSMDKITMTSVYRTTATNNLKQEPIVIPRPTYRYSKTPLQKEIPPVPLERSVIRQPEYSDPGDSRIIVIPFSNQNKKYSPPPSRSSTPIYHTNLQRDVPTSPLPRRPLYSRPPSTISTASSVEYIPRAPVPRRPLYDRPPSTISPPRSPPSELYLTPLEQEVQRAPLSRRPLYSRPPSTASAPRSPQPKIYLTRLQKEVPHVPLYSCVARPRPVYSTPPEEPIVIPRAVNPPVSSTIYLTRLEPEVPGTPLQHYIYRSRSSSTYSVPPVEEASTRTVASPSRYTPPPSSSPKMHLTHLEREVPGTPLNHYISRPRSTPIYSTPPEDRNVVSPSRYTPPPSVTMAAKLHLTPLQPEVPSTPLQHYISRSRASSVYNTPSVDSTSTRSLVSPSSVRMPPKLHLTRLQQDVPWTPFKVSRPRSTPIYSTPPLEKPISRTLVTPSRRTPPQKLHQISLDQDIPGTPLQHYIYRSRSTSTYSIPLSDYPQPSPTPSSVIMNDDSPYEEKPKSYLGTYPKTYTRIMPERPPKIISPPEHPVTVSKSKSTQTLDQMVVLPQPKTHLYPEISYRRRRPLSIHVPAESKSSTIISIYSNPIDDVPPTHVSELHAEKRMIVGIDDELQPEKNNVTYVTVATAAIDNELLHRHPEVGRHPVYVLPAQTSYGASAKRRSSDDEAKNVLPPQNCTVEHCTHVAVNDGSPVVIRKRASQDSIRDKENRLTIPINEDDTENVGEGTNYQNVSKKCFEERLHYDSYMPTLSLRQRPVVSFYDKLH
- the C07E3.3 gene encoding Ovule protein (Confirmed by transcript evidence), which produces MGHSQSYDLRNPEGGEKTPVRGVRRVSREHQTDAQFSTETAEPFDFREDELRDRIRREQLRKREVELETLRIRQHESREPIIDAYRQNQPAPQGNLYNEFNHYDSMKHASPSDPATYFALKPMTEVNEGRQFSIPTSSTRRYDQVPIDPSPELQRREVPSKQSPPNYPKRSSVFGGRVSPLPRQSEVDPHPMPRYIPPMSPSNPIDDVPPTHVSELHAEKRMIVGIDDELQPEKNNVTYVTVATAAIDNELLHRHPEVGRHPVYVLPAQTSYGASAKRRSSDDEAKNVLPPQNCTVEHCTHVAVNDGSPVVIRKRASQDSIRDKENRLTIPINEDDTENVGEGTNYQNVSKKCFEERLHYDSYMPTLSLRQRPVVSFYDKLH
- the C07E3.4 gene encoding Tyrosine-protein phosphatase domain-containing protein (Confirmed by transcript evidence), translated to MEKKEKKSVIQRVKKTLRQRSKSTDASSEQKKGTKTVDDAEAPSKITRVKAAITNRTRSIGIKISISKECNTTTSRSHSRESNQKTKNSVLSSVDMEEDPEAPVQTLDLMMIEIKKEELKEKKEKEKTDEEKRERKEDKREDKKEEKKEDKKEEKKEVRKDCRENSMYSMERSDEKAVKKKHSKKHSKQKTKMWLGMPSALNFCNKNNDIQKIREEFGFLDSLVCNKTTEDFEANKVRNREGCPKIYDENRVQLNRPGHEDVNYINASVITLKDFEHKLIVAQLPQMENESFVEDFWYMIYQEQINLVYLMVPDDKLKNTTTSLFNDENGGYQYTGKMFINNRRADVSGDPKEYTIEVLPEGNSDSVICQVHHHAPWKHLQQPPKTLPIIKMIHQFLSEKQVQNAGVCVVSLFGCGRACSFIGALYAINQLNNGIEPNICEIMKNIKQQRPGGVESFAQCASIYAIVFDYIARKRGGKKAPVNKDINRFIDELAEISPACSPTKGMPLSTEL
- the C07E3.8 gene encoding DUF223 domain-containing protein (Confirmed by transcript evidence), whose protein sequence is MIFHDVVESDLHDWECDDDYVCKFCTVRVNNWKIEIYQLWHYFFFLKDVVGVIVRKLNIAIDRDYTCEGLHVAGLIGYDYDKVEEYTGMCTICKLGDCGGMCRRVVEHCKKCGPIQEGVFETPFEKPHHFESLEITSFTIDCLLYGNRFRPTLVNFKNAPITVDSLSINAPSSGIPKVFLSAMMISKWKVKTLHLVVVGKNILNEVTVIDSKNLRGFPVCNGGASVKFDWKNA